A window of the Lactuca sativa cultivar Salinas chromosome 7, Lsat_Salinas_v11, whole genome shotgun sequence genome harbors these coding sequences:
- the LOC128127315 gene encoding uncharacterized protein LOC128127315, giving the protein MDFDDPEFLQNLREALRNIQEGGNRRKPRRGEHRVVEEFKVSELPEFVGGTDPERYLEWERKIERMFEFKEVDDEQSCKYAILKLSGGASLLFEGLKAKRTREGKEKICSWLSLKRKLRKRYVPSTHRISTYKKIADLRQGKMSVGEYIDEFEKLSLMGDIEEIEEQKMTRFLKGLNYNIANVVELYPYADFGTLCGLCLKLEGQPKARYGGSSSSSLENPKSKSWSKPESSNRQNSVSTPSGSSSVPVAPKLTSGTKETSLAKIRCFKCQGFGHYQNACPNKRVVTLREAIECREELEEEERLAGIFYDTQQEEEEEEEVEYEAPVYDTVLVLRTLKTQGVQTVVDMDQRDQLFHTRCLVSDKWCSLIIDGGSCTNVASNEMVTKLGLSTTNHPKPYVLHWLDDGSKIKVTKQVRVGLTMGSYEDEVLCDVIPMDACHILLGRAWQFDRDMLHRGRSNEYELKHNNKKIVLKPMSPTIIRSMNSKQVKKPNLSMFASEREVEQVLDKGDVMLVAKEHAKVEKMVHGENAIADLLLEFQDVFPSELPPGLPPIRGIEHQIDLILGAPLPNKAAYRCNPEVTKELQKQIDELMKMGYVRESLSPCAVPVLLVPKKDGSWRMCVDSRAVNNITIKYRFPIPRVDDLLDELHGSIVFSKIDLRSGYHQIRMREGDEWKTAFKTKHGLFVVVYLDDILVFETLRAQKLYGKQEKCSFLVEEVAFLGFVVSRNGVSVDPSKTEAIKSWPIPTNIFEVRSFHGLASFYRRFVRDFSTIASPITGCLKKGVFAWGEEAQKAFEKLKALLCDAPILALLDFSQPFEVECDASGVGIGAALIQSKRPIAYFSEKLGGARLNYCTYDKEFYAIVRALDHWSHYLRANHFILHSDHESLKYINGQQKLSTRHAKWVEFLQSFHFSCKYKDGKSNVVADALSRRYSLLVTLDVRFLGFETLKDHYQSDMDFGDMFLKCAGGPNGEFVIQDGFLFKGNRLCVLKHAIRELLIREAHGGGLAGHFGITKTLQNIHEVNPASSSFYQLLYPPFVDPSYILYHHNITPQNEPPAIRNPKFNKLDNQQRYDHPAVKKQETEGTPIPS; this is encoded by the exons ATGGATTTTGATGATCCGGAGTTCCTACAAAATCTTCGTGAAGCATTAAGAAACATCCAAGAAGGTGGAAATCGAAGGAAACCCCGACGTGGTGAACATAGGGTTGTGGAAGAATTCAAGGTGTCTGAATTGCCTGAATTTGTTGGTGGAACTGATCCTGAACGCTACTTGGAGTGGGAAAGGAAGATTGAAAGAATGTTCGAGTTCAAAGAAGTGGATGATGAACAAAGCTGCAAGTATGCCATTCTCAAGCTAAGTGGTGGTGCTTCATTGTTGTTTGAAGGGCTTAAGGCCAAGAGAACCCGTGAAGGCAAAGAAAAAATTTGTTCTTGGCTTTCTCTAAAACGAAAGCTAAGAAAGAGATATGTTCCTTCTACTCATAGAATTTCCACTTACAAGAAGATTGCTGATTTGAGGCAAGGAAAAATGAGTGTTGGAGAATACATTGATGAATTTGAGAAGTTGTCCTTGATGGGGGATATTGAAGAAATTGAAGAACAAAAAATGACTCGTTTTCTAAAAGGGTTGAACTACAACATTGCCAATGTTGTGGAGTTGTATCCTTATGCTGATTTTGGAACTCTTTGTGGTTTGTGTTTGAAGTTGGAGGGGCAACCCAAAGCACGTTATGGTGGGAGTTCAAGTTCAAGTCTCGAAAATCCCAAGTCAAAGTCGTGGTCCAAGCCCGAGTCTAGCAATAGACAAAATTCTGTTTCTACTCCTTCTGGTTCTAGTAGTGTTCCGGTTGCTCCCAAACTTACTAGTGGTACCAAAGAAACTAGTTTGGCGAAAATTAGATGTTTCAAGTGTCAAGGTTTTGGTCATTACCAAAATGCTTGTCCAAACAAAAGGGTGGTGACTTTAAGGGAGGCCATTGAATGTCGTGAAGAGTTGGAGGAAGAAGAGAGGTTGGCGGGTATTTTTTATGATACACaacaagaagaggaagaagaggaggaagtaGAGTATGAAGCACCGGTGTATGATACAGTTTTGGTGCTTAGAACCCTTAAAACTCAAGGGGTTCAAACCGTGGTTGATATGGATCAACGAGACCAATTGTTTCACACCAGATGTTTGGTTAGTGACAAGTGGTGTAGTTTGATTATTGATGGTGGAAGTTGTACTAATGTTGCTTCTAATGAAATGGTGACCAAATTGGGTTTGTCTACTACAAACCACCCAAAACCATATGTTCTTCATTGGTTGGATGATGGAAGCAAAATAAAGGTGACAAAACAGGTTAGAGTTGGTCTAACTATGGGGTCTTATGAAGATGAAGTGTTGTGTGATGTTATTCCTATGGATGCATGTCATATTTTGTTGGGGCGTGCTTGGCAATTTGATAGGGACATGTTACATAGAGGGAGGAGCAATGAATATGagttgaaacacaataataaaaaaattgtgtTAAAACCCATGTCCCCAACGATCATAAGGTCCATGAATTCTAAACAAGTAAAAAAGCCTAATCTTTCTATGTTTGCTAGTGAAAGGGAGGTGGAGCAAGTTCTTGACAAAGGTGATGTTATGCTTGTGGCCAAAGAGCATGCAAAGGTGGAGAAGATGGTGCATGGAGAAAACGCTATTGCTGATTTGCTTTTGGAGTTTCAAGATGTGTTTCCAAGCGAATTACCACCGGGTTTGCCTCCAATCCGTGGTATCGAACACCAAATTGACCTTATTCTGGGTGCTCCTTTGCCTAATAAAGCTGCCTATAGATGTAATCCGGAGGTCACAAAAGAGTTGCAAAAACAAATTGATGAACTCATGAAAATGGGTTATGTTCGTGAAAGCCTAAGTCCTTGTGCTGTTCCAGTTTTGTTGGTTCCAAAAAAAGATGGTTCTTGGAGGATGTGTGTTGATAGTAGGGCTGTTAATAACATCACCATAAAATACCGATTTCCTATTCCTAGAGTTGATGATTTGTTGGATGAGTTGCATGGTTCTATTGTGTTCTCAAAAATTGATTTGAGAAGTGGTTACCATCAAATCCGTATGCGTGAAGGGGATGAATGGAAAACAGCCTTTAAAACTAAACATGGCTT GTTTGTGGTTGTGTaccttgatgatatcttg GTTTTCGAGACGCTTAGAGCTCAAAAACTCTATGGGAAGCAAGAAAAATGTTCGTTTTTGGTGGAAGAAGTggcatttttgggttttgtggtgTCAAGAAATGGCGTGtctgtggacccatccaaaactGAAGCAATCAAGTCATGGcctattcctactaatatttttGAAGTTAGATCATTTCATGGTCTTGCTTCTTTCTATAGAAGATTTGTTCGTGATTTTAGCACCATTGCAAGTCCCATAACAGGTTGTTTGAAGAAAGGAGTCTTTGCATGGGGAGAAGAAGCTCAAAAGGCGTTTGAGAAACTCAAGGCATTGTTGTGTGATGCTCCTATTTTGGCTCTTCTTGATTTTTCTCAACCATTTGAAGTGGAGTGTGATGCAAGTGGAGTTGGTATTGGGGCTGCTTTGATCCAATCCAAACGTCCTATTGCTTATTTTTCTGAAAAGTTGGGTGGTGCTCGTTTGAATTATTGCACTTATGATAAGGAGTTTTATGCTATTGTCCGTGCTTTAGATCATTGGAGTCATTATTTGCGTGCAAATCATTTTATTTTGCATTCTGATCATGAATCCTTAAAGTACATCAATGGGCAACAAAAGTTGAGCACAAGACATGCAAAGTGGGTGGAGTTCTTGCAATCCTTTCATTTCTCATGCAAATACAAGGATGGAAAAagcaatgtggtggctgatgcactcTCGAGGCGTTACTCATTGTTGGTGACTTTGGATGTTCGTTTCTTGGGATTTGAAACTCTAAAGGACCATTATCAATCTGATATGGACTTTGGAGATATGTTTTTGAAATGTGCAGGTGGTCCTAATGGTGAATTTGTGATTCAAGATGGCTTTCTATTCAAAGGCAATCGCCTTTGTGTCCTaaaacatgcaatacgggagttgttgattcgtgaagctcatggcGGTGGTTTGGCTGGTCATTTTGGCATTACCAAAACTTTGCAG